DNA from Thermococcus sp.:
GGACTATCGTCCCTTGCGTTGGAGCTTCGCTCCAACATCACGCAGGCGAACAAACCTTGCACTGCAAAGTTTGACCAAAGAGAACCCTTCTCATGAGGGAGCAAGACATTAGTTATGCACTACTCAGGTACAAGTAGCACATGGTTTAACTTTAAATCAAACCCGCTGAACAATTTCAACTTTATTATTGGCATCCTTTGGACGCCGTTTTAACAGATGAAACTTCCCCAAAGGCAAGTGAATAAGAACCCCACCCATAAAAGAGCACACTTCAAAATGTACTCAAACTTCCGCCAGCGCTTGCTCTGTAGGGACTGTTGTGGTGCGGTGGCCGGGATTCGAACCCGGGTTACCGGCTTGGGAGGCCGGTGTCCTAGACCAGGCTAGACTACCACCGCATTGAGGGTTTAGAAAGTGGTGGGGCGAGGGGGATTTGAACCCCCGACACCCGGATCTTCAGTCCGGCGCTCTCCCAGGCTGAGCTACCGCCCCACGTCCAAAGATAAAAGGCCAGAGCGGATTTATAAATCTTGCGGTGGGTGGCAACCCACCGTCATGACAATTAAGCCCAGATTCAGGGACTCATTTCCTGAAGAGCACCGTAAGCTCCCTCTTGTAAATTCCCCAGTTGAGAGTCAGGTGGACTATTATCAAGGCGTTCATTAAGGGACCTAAAACGTTCCTGATCCTAAAGAGCTGGGATTTGGTCATTCCGAAGAACGGATGCCCTGCCTTGGTAGTGTAGAGCACGCCGACCGTGACGAACAGGACGCCAATGAAGACCGCAAGTAGAACCGTGGAGAGAACAGCTCGAACTTTTACCATATTCATTTTTCATCCCCCTAAATCCCGATTTAGCTGACCTCCTCCCCGTCGTGAACGGCGAGGTTTTCAAGAGAAAAAGATAAACGGGCGACCATAAAAACGTTTGTACGATAAGGCTGGAAATTAAGAAAAGAAGGAACATGTCTAAATCTTCGGCTCAACCGCGTAGACTGTCCTGTCCTCCCCGAGGGCCTCCATAAGTCCGCGGTGCCTCCTCACACAGCTCTCGCACTCCCCACAGTGTATCGGCTTCCCGTCCCTGGTGAAGCCCTTCGGCATGTAGCAGGAGTTGGAGTACTCGTACTTCGCGTCCAGTTCCTCCAAGAGCCTCGCTATGCCCTTTTTGTCGAGGTCTATGAGCGGGGCGACCACCTTCACTCCCGCCATGGCCCCGTAGCGAAGCATCTCGTTTGCCCTCTCCACGAACTCGGGCGTGTTGTCTGGGAAGGTAGCCCCTTCCTCTGCGTTGAAACCCACTACAATATCTCCACCGCCGAGGGCGTCAAGGAGGGAAGCGGCGACGCTTATGAGGGCAATGTTTCGCGCTGGGACCCAGACGCTCTTGGCCGTTTCCTGCGCAACGTTCATATCCCCCAGCTCTTTTGCCGAAACCTTCGGTGTCTCCCCGCCGACGAGGGTCGTCCCTCGGAGCTTGGAAAACTCCTCGAGGAAGTCGAGGCAAACTATCTTTAGCGGGACATTTAGCTCCTTCGAGAAGAACTCCGCAACCCTGTTGGTTACCTTCTCCTCGTTGCTGCCGTAGTTGACCGTGAGCATTATTATCTCGTCGTAGTTCTTTTTAGCCCAGTAGAGGCAGGCCGTTGAGTCCAGTCCGCCCGAAAACAGAACGACTGCACGCCGCTTCATTCCTTCACCCCCTCACTCAAGGGCCAGGCCCACTACTTCCCTCACACTCGAAAAGTCCTCCTCCTCAAGGTAAGCTCTGATGCCTTTGCTTATCTCCCTGAAGACCTTCCAACCACGGAGGGAAGTGGCAGTTCCTATCTGGAGAGCTGAGGCTCCAGCCAAGAGGAACTCGACCGCGTCCTGCCACGTCGTTATGCCACCAATTCCGATGACCGGGATGTCAAGGACCCTCGCGAGGTCGTAAACGGCCCTCAGAGAGACGGGCTTAATCCCCGGTCCGGAGTAGCCACCAACCCTATTGCTCAGTATCGGCTTCCTCGCGTAGATGTCAATCGCTATCGCCTTCAGGGTGTTTATGGCCGAGACGGCGTCGGCACCGGCCCTTTCAGCCGCTAGACCTAATCTCGTTATGTCGTCGGTATTGGGTGTGAGTTTCGCTATAACGGGCTTATCGGTCGCGTCCTTGACCGCTTTAACGACCTCGTAGACGTTCTCCGGCCTTTGACCGATCTCCATGCCGTAGCCCTTAGCGTGGGGACAGCTGAGGTTCAGCTCGAAGGCATCGGCAACGTCGCTCAGCTTCTCCGCCAGAAAAGCGAACTCCTCCGGCGTTCCACCGAAGATGGACACTATAAGCGGAAAATCAAACTCGTATCCCTTCACCATCTCAAGGAAGCCCTTCCAACCGGGGTTTGGAAGGCCCATCGCGTTTATCAGGCCATAGGGCAACTCTACTATCGTGGGATTGTCATAGCCTCTCCTCTGTTCGATTCCGATGGACTTCGTAACGACGCCTCCTGCGCCCTCTTCATGCGCTCTTATCCACTGCTCTGGCATCTTGTCATTTATTCCTGATGCGAGAATAAGTGGGTTCTCGAACCTTACCCCGAAAAGCTTGACCTCAAGGCTAGTCATGCGGACACCTCAATGTCAAAAGAGCGCTGGTCTATTAAGTTTTTGCCCATTATAAAAACCGAAAAACTCTCTTTAGTGGCGGCGGGCGCGCCCGGAGGTGGGAACCCTCCACCGCCCGTTTCCACCGGGGCTCGCTCACCCCCGCTACCCCAGAAGCGCCGCACGTCCCGCCTACCGTTGCTCCCTTCCGGGCCTGGCGGGGTTCAGCGGGTAAAGGGTGTTAGTCCGGCCCTCCAGCCGAACCTCACCCACCGCCGGCCCCCCGGGACGAGGGTTCATCGTTGCACCCCGGTTTCCGCGGGCGGCTTCGGGAACCGCCCCCCGGGCTTCGACCCCGGCATATCGACGGTTTCCGGTTGCAGGGGACGCCGAACCCCCCAGCCTAGCCCGCCGCCAGCTAACTTAACCCCTGCCGATATATAAAGCTTTGGTCCGTTATGCGAGCTAGCTTTGGAACTCTGAGAAGAAGTTGTGAGCTTTGTGTAATTTGATGACTGATTTTAGCCCCTGATTTTATAGGTGTTATTTAAGCCCGCTGGGTGAAGCACTTATTAAACCACATTATTGGAGCCGTTTATTGAAGGAAATAATCGTCAGGACTTAAATTTGAGCAGGTAATCCCTTAGGAACTCGGGGTCCTCTCTCTTAACCGCGCTGAGAAGTTCGTTGAACTTTTTCTCGCCGAGAGCAAGCTTAAGGTAGTAGTAGAGATTCATCGCATCCTCAACGATGACGCTTTGCCGCCTCCCCTCTTCGCCATAGAGTTCGATGAGCTTCTTGTTCATATCCCTACTTATGTAGAGGGTCTTCTGCATTTTCTCCTTCTTAAGGTCAGATTTGATGGCCTTATCCTCTCCCTTTGGCTTAGAAGGTCGGGTAAGCTCGTTAACAGAACCGTCAAACAGTTTGGGAATTTTATCCCTCGACAATCTCGACCACCTCTTTAGCCAGCTTTGAGAAGGCCTTCGCGGCCCTACCTTTGCCATCGAACTCAAATATACTAACGCCCTGGCTCTGAGCCTTCTCGAGGGCTATTGCCTTCGGAATCGTCGTTAGTATCGGCGCGTCGGGGTAGGTCTCCTTCAACTCCTTGAGGCGCATCTTCGGAACCTTGGTCTGGCGGGTGAACTTGTTAGGGACGAGGCCGAGCAGCTTGAGGTTCTCGTTGGTCTCCTCGCGTATCATGCGCATCAGATTGAACATGAGTTGCATTCCGATGACACCAAAGTAGCTGAGCTCCAGCGGAATGAGCACGTAGTCCGAGGCGGTCAGCGAGTTGACGAGGAAGATGCCCATACTCGGCGGGTTGTCTATGAAGACGTAGTCATAGTCAGGCAGGATTGGAGTTAACGCTTTCTCAAGCCTTCTCTCGCGGTTGTAGGTGTTGATTATCTCTATCTCCTTAGCGGAGAGGTTGAGATGGCTCGGTATGAGGTCAATGTTCTCGTGCACCTTAACTATCGTTTCTCCTATATCGCTGTCTCTCGTCATAAGCGTTCCAACGTTTCTATCGCCGTACTGGAGGACGTCCATACCTATAAATCCAAAGGTGAGATTGAACTGAGGATCTATGTCAACCAGAAGAACCCTCTTCCCCATGTCTGTCAGGGCGTAGGCGAGGTTCATCGTGAGGGTCGTCTTTCCGACCCCACCCTTCTGATTGGCTACACTAATCACTACTGCCATGGAACCACCTGATCAAATGATAAAAGGTCAGGAAAGATCCGGGAAGTCATCTAGAACCCTTCTAAGCTCCGGAGACAAGCCATTCTGTCTCCCCTCGGGCTTGCCAGAGAGTGTGCTGAATATCCTGTTAAAATCCTCACTCCTCGGGCTTTCAAACGGTTTGACCTGTCTCATTGGAAGTAGGTTGTCCGATGAGGAGCCGACCTGGAGGGCGTGCTCTCCGCCGAGGATGTGCGGGCTTTTAACACCGGTCATAATGACCATGGCACGGACAACTTTACCCATGTCATCATCGAGTCTCGCACCCCACTTGATTTCACTCTTCTCTCCAAGCTTCTCGTAGACGATGTTCATGGCGTCGTTTATCTCACCGAGACTAACATCCGGTCCGACCGTAAAGTGAACGAGTGCCTTGTCTCCACTCCCGTATTCCACCTCAAGCATCTTGTTCTCGAGGGCGTTCTTGACAGCATCAACAGCCCTGTTGCTGGAGTCACTCTCACCAATCCCAATCAGAGCGGCCCCACCGTTGTGCATGACACTGTAAACATCTGCAAAGTCAATGTTGACCATAGATGGGAGTTTTATGGTCTCGGTAATCCCCTTGACCATCCTGGCTATTATCTCATCGGCAAAGCGGAAAGCCGCGTTGATGGGAAGCTTCGGAACGAGCTTGAGGAGTTTGTCGTTCTCAATTATGATGACGGTGTCCGAGTAGTACATGAGGGCCTTTATGCCCGCTTTGGCCTTCTCTATCCTTATCTTGCCCTCATTCCTGAACGGGTAAGTGACAACACTGACAACGAGCGGCTCCCTAAAGCGGCCGTTATGCCTAGCACGCTCCTTTATCACCTTCGCCACAACTGGTGCGGCCCCGGTTCCCGTACCGTTGCCCATACCTGCGGTAATGAAAACAAGATCAACGTCACCGATGGTTTCAGCAATCTCATGGGCGCTTGCTTCCGCGGCACGGTAGCCTGTCTCTGGGTTTCCACCGGACCCCTTACCTTGGGTTATCTCCTTCCCAAGGAGAAGCTTTTTATGGGCCTTTATTCTGGCGAGATGCTGAGCATCCGTATTCATTGCTATAAGCTCTGCACCCTGGACACCAAGCTCAAAAAGCCTAGTCAGGGTGTTGTTGCCGGACCCACCAACGCCTACTATTGCAATTTTTATAAGGCCTTCGAGGTCCTCATTCGAAAAGTCCTCAAAGTTCTTGATGTTATTATCGTCGTCTAAGTCTAGTTTGATGCCGGCCTGTTCAAGCAGTTTAAACACCATCACCCCAACCCCCTGTGCCATTTCACTTCCGGGATTTAAACGACTGATTTAAGCGGCTTTATTCCAAGTATTTATTTCAGTATGTACTCGGGAGTGGAACGTTCCTCAGTTTCCAGCTGGTAAAGCTCCCTCTTCAAAAGCTCGCGAATTGCCTCCCTTATTATCTCGCTCCTGCTAGGGTAGACACCCCTTCTAACGAGCTGATCCATTGCGTTAACAAGCCCCTGAGGAAGCTGAACGCTGATGATACGCATTTTGGCCATCTCTGCACCACCTAGTTCACTAAGCCGCTAAATTAAATAGCGATTTAATTAGTTAAATACTTTGCGCTTGCTTAATAATATTGTCTTAATATGATTTACATAAAATTTTTTAAGTTTATCCAAAAAACTTAAAATTTTATATAACGTATGTGCCAACCGCACGGAAGGGTTTTAATACCCAGAGCAATGGCACGAGTGGGGATAGAAATGGAGAAAGTAGGCGAAAATGTTTATATATCCCTCGTGGAGGTCGAGGATGTCGAGAAGGTGATACCTTCTCTCGGGGCGGACGTCCAGCTCGTCCGGGCTCAGTGCTATGAACAGGTCACCTTTGCAACCATTTTGGCGGTTAGATCGTTTAATAGAGGCACCAACCACGCCCGCACCCTCGGAGGAGAGCTTCTCCTGAGGCTCGCGGGAATCCTGCAGATTAATGAAGCTATACGAAAATATGGGGCGGCCAACGGCGAGAACTATCTCGTGGTGTTCGGAAACTCAGGGGAGGCTTCGGAAGTCATGGAAAGATTCCACCTCAGGGAAAAGCCACTTTCCAGATGTGGATGGGATGTTCTGAAGAATCTTCTAGAGAAAGCCGCTCTAGTCGAAGTTTTATAGAGTGGATAATGCATTGGGCGTTTTCCCTGTTGGATAGATTTATAAAATTCATCCTTAACTCTTGCACTGCTTGAGGTGATGCTATCATGAGATACAAAAAACGCAAATACTTCCTTGCAGGGAGGATAAACCTTCTCCAGCGCTCCAAAATCAGGGAACTGTTTGAGAAGGCCAAGGGAATGGAGGACGTTATCTCGCTCGGGATAGGTGAGCCAGATTTTGACACCCCAGAGGTGATAAAGGAAGCTGCAAAAAGGGCGCTTGACGAAGGCTACACCCACTACACCCCCAACGCAGGTATTCCAGAGTTTCGGGAGGCTATAGCCGAGTACTACAAAGCCCACTACAGTGTGGATGTTTCTCAGGATAACATCATAGTCACCGCCGGAGCCTATGAGGCAACTTACCTCGCCTTTCAGACCCTTCTTGAGCAGGACGATGATGTTATCATTCCTGATCCTGCCTTCGTCTGCTACGTCGAAGATGCAAAGATAGCGGAGGCGGGGATAGTTAGACTCCCCCTTCGTGAGGAGAACGAGTTTCAGGTCGACCCCGACGAGCTTGTTGAGGCCATAACCAAGCGCACCAGGATGTTGGTCGTCAACTATCCGAACAATCCAACCGGTGCAGTTCTCAAAAAGAAGACCGTCAAGGCAATAGCTGACATAGCCGAAGATTACAACATCTACATACTGAGCGACGAGCCTTACGAGCACTTTCTCTACGATGATGCTAGGCATTATCCTATGATAAAATACGCTCCGGACAACACTATCCTTGCCAACAGCTTCTCCAAGACCTTTGCTATGACCGGCTGGCGCCTAGGATTCACCATAGCTCCGGATCAGGTTATCAAAGATATGATAAAGCTCCACGCCTACGTCATCGGGAACGTTACCTCCTTTATCCAGATAGCCGGAATTACTGCCCTCCGCGACAGGAGAAGCTGGGAGGCCCTCGAAACCATGCGCAGAACTTACGCAGAAAGGAGAAGGCTCGTTCTCCACGAGCTCAACAAAATGCCCCACATCGAGCCGTTCAAACCCAAAGGCGCATTCTACATCTGGGCTAGGATAGACCCCGGGCTTGACATGACAAGTGAGGATTTTGCCAACTGGCTCCTTGAGAACGCCGGGGTGGTTGTCATTCCGGGAACTGCCTTCGGAAAGGCCGGTGAGGGATGGGTAAGGATAAGCTACGCAACGCGTAAGGAGCAACTTCTCGAGGCCATGAACAGGATGAACGAAGCCCTTTCAAAGCTCTGATTTCCACTTTAATTCACGCTTACGGGTTAAAACTCGGGAGGTATAAGAATGGACAGAAAATGGCTCGCCGTG
Protein-coding regions in this window:
- the cgi121 gene encoding KEOPS complex subunit Cgi121, producing the protein MGIEMEKVGENVYISLVEVEDVEKVIPSLGADVQLVRAQCYEQVTFATILAVRSFNRGTNHARTLGGELLLRLAGILQINEAIRKYGAANGENYLVVFGNSGEASEVMERFHLREKPLSRCGWDVLKNLLEKAALVEVL
- the ftsZ gene encoding cell division protein FtsZ, producing the protein MVFKLLEQAGIKLDLDDDNNIKNFEDFSNEDLEGLIKIAIVGVGGSGNNTLTRLFELGVQGAELIAMNTDAQHLARIKAHKKLLLGKEITQGKGSGGNPETGYRAAEASAHEIAETIGDVDLVFITAGMGNGTGTGAAPVVAKVIKERARHNGRFREPLVVSVVTYPFRNEGKIRIEKAKAGIKALMYYSDTVIIIENDKLLKLVPKLPINAAFRFADEIIARMVKGITETIKLPSMVNIDFADVYSVMHNGGAALIGIGESDSSNRAVDAVKNALENKMLEVEYGSGDKALVHFTVGPDVSLGEINDAMNIVYEKLGEKSEIKWGARLDDDMGKVVRAMVIMTGVKSPHILGGEHALQVGSSSDNLLPMRQVKPFESPRSEDFNRIFSTLSGKPEGRQNGLSPELRRVLDDFPDLS
- the queC gene encoding 7-cyano-7-deazaguanine synthase QueC; amino-acid sequence: MKRRAVVLFSGGLDSTACLYWAKKNYDEIIMLTVNYGSNEEKVTNRVAEFFSKELNVPLKIVCLDFLEEFSKLRGTTLVGGETPKVSAKELGDMNVAQETAKSVWVPARNIALISVAASLLDALGGGDIVVGFNAEEGATFPDNTPEFVERANEMLRYGAMAGVKVVAPLIDLDKKGIARLLEELDAKYEYSNSCYMPKGFTRDGKPIHCGECESCVRRHRGLMEALGEDRTVYAVEPKI
- a CDS encoding ribbon-helix-helix domain-containing protein, translated to MAKMRIISVQLPQGLVNAMDQLVRRGVYPSRSEIIREAIRELLKRELYQLETEERSTPEYILK
- a CDS encoding ParA family protein yields the protein MAVVISVANQKGGVGKTTLTMNLAYALTDMGKRVLLVDIDPQFNLTFGFIGMDVLQYGDRNVGTLMTRDSDIGETIVKVHENIDLIPSHLNLSAKEIEIINTYNRERRLEKALTPILPDYDYVFIDNPPSMGIFLVNSLTASDYVLIPLELSYFGVIGMQLMFNLMRMIREETNENLKLLGLVPNKFTRQTKVPKMRLKELKETYPDAPILTTIPKAIALEKAQSQGVSIFEFDGKGRAAKAFSKLAKEVVEIVEG
- a CDS encoding dihydroorotate dehydrogenase; amino-acid sequence: MTSLEVKLFGVRFENPLILASGINDKMPEQWIRAHEEGAGGVVTKSIGIEQRRGYDNPTIVELPYGLINAMGLPNPGWKGFLEMVKGYEFDFPLIVSIFGGTPEEFAFLAEKLSDVADAFELNLSCPHAKGYGMEIGQRPENVYEVVKAVKDATDKPVIAKLTPNTDDITRLGLAAERAGADAVSAINTLKAIAIDIYARKPILSNRVGGYSGPGIKPVSLRAVYDLARVLDIPVIGIGGITTWQDAVEFLLAGASALQIGTATSLRGWKVFREISKGIRAYLEEEDFSSVREVVGLALE
- a CDS encoding CopG family transcriptional regulator; the protein is MSRDKIPKLFDGSVNELTRPSKPKGEDKAIKSDLKKEKMQKTLYISRDMNKKLIELYGEEGRRQSVIVEDAMNLYYYLKLALGEKKFNELLSAVKREDPEFLRDYLLKFKS
- a CDS encoding pyridoxal phosphate-dependent aminotransferase: MRYKKRKYFLAGRINLLQRSKIRELFEKAKGMEDVISLGIGEPDFDTPEVIKEAAKRALDEGYTHYTPNAGIPEFREAIAEYYKAHYSVDVSQDNIIVTAGAYEATYLAFQTLLEQDDDVIIPDPAFVCYVEDAKIAEAGIVRLPLREENEFQVDPDELVEAITKRTRMLVVNYPNNPTGAVLKKKTVKAIADIAEDYNIYILSDEPYEHFLYDDARHYPMIKYAPDNTILANSFSKTFAMTGWRLGFTIAPDQVIKDMIKLHAYVIGNVTSFIQIAGITALRDRRSWEALETMRRTYAERRRLVLHELNKMPHIEPFKPKGAFYIWARIDPGLDMTSEDFANWLLENAGVVVIPGTAFGKAGEGWVRISYATRKEQLLEAMNRMNEALSKL